In the genome of Flavobacteriales bacterium, one region contains:
- a CDS encoding sulfotransferase family 2 domain-containing protein, which yields MIISSKYRYLFIELPLTASTAIAKELTENYAGQTRHYKHATYRTFLKSATDEEKSYFTFIGIRNPLDQAVSHYYKYLNDHKGKYSNPQPRRSGRVKYWLNERGHQKRYRFIHEQKADFAQFFLKFYTRPYLDWSLMDQERMDSVIRFEHIQEDFQATLEAIGIEAVRPLPIVNQTRSKEKTFWEYYDSLELRVRAARVFGPYLEQWDYALPAEWDVQPEVKAWESRFQRDLKLKKMYWSILT from the coding sequence ATGATCATCAGTAGCAAGTATAGATATTTATTCATAGAGCTACCCCTGACGGCCAGCACGGCTATTGCTAAGGAATTGACCGAGAACTATGCCGGTCAGACCAGGCATTACAAGCACGCCACCTACCGCACCTTCCTGAAGTCGGCCACGGACGAAGAGAAGTCTTACTTCACCTTCATCGGTATCCGCAATCCCTTGGATCAAGCAGTGAGTCATTACTACAAGTATCTGAATGACCACAAGGGGAAATACTCCAATCCTCAACCCAGAAGGAGTGGTCGAGTGAAATACTGGCTGAATGAACGCGGCCATCAGAAACGATATCGCTTCATCCATGAGCAGAAGGCAGACTTCGCCCAGTTTTTCCTGAAATTCTACACTAGACCTTATCTGGATTGGAGCTTGATGGATCAAGAACGAATGGACTCGGTCATCCGATTCGAACACATTCAAGAAGATTTCCAAGCCACATTGGAGGCGATAGGAATCGAGGCAGTAAGGCCCTTACCGATTGTGAATCAGACCCGTAGCAAAGAGAAGACCTTCTGGGAGTACTATGATTCTCTAGAGCTACGCGTGCGTGCTGCACGGGTTTTTGGTCCTTATCTGGAGCAATGGGATTACGCATTACCGGCAGAGTGGGATGTACAACCGGAGGTCAAAGCCTGGGAGTCACGCTTCCAAAGGGACCTGAAGTTGAAGAAAAT
- a CDS encoding flippase — protein MLDKLKRIILRDGAQDADFKEVLKGGSMAFIYRLLNMVVSYGLMLFISRKLGDEGIGIYNLSLAFLGILVMLSCLGFNTSVVRFVSQYNAESAFHKIRKLYTAILKIIIPLSFLIAIALYLGAESIAIGFYDDPALILPFQILALILPLSVVAALNVEFIRGLKQVHVSEFFRNLGIHTVTLVVLIIASFYTLQSYYPMAAYLLGAVVAAAFTLIYIWRYFKGQSVKESSPSTTEFSIQEHLITSLPMILTSFIQLLNGRVDTVMLGLFESQSTGDVGVFTVALKISVITNFMIGAMKSIGMPKISELFWSGKMDKLNGLIARTTKFIFLFAAPVSILLMIFPATVLELVEPDFSYGSRTLQIFALTQLFNASCGMVAIFLNMTGNQVFFTRLVAITTTLNIVLNLILIPMYGMEGAAFATLIATATWNIIGAYHIWKKYKVATFFRPSSLWS, from the coding sequence GTGCTCGATAAACTCAAGCGCATCATTCTTCGAGATGGGGCTCAGGATGCCGATTTCAAGGAAGTCCTCAAGGGAGGCTCGATGGCCTTCATCTATCGACTCCTCAACATGGTGGTCAGCTACGGGCTGATGCTCTTCATATCCCGTAAATTAGGAGATGAAGGAATTGGGATCTACAATCTTTCTCTGGCCTTTCTCGGAATCCTGGTCATGCTCAGTTGTTTGGGATTCAACACCTCGGTGGTACGATTCGTTTCCCAGTACAATGCGGAATCCGCCTTCCATAAGATACGGAAGCTCTACACCGCTATACTGAAGATCATCATCCCTCTCAGCTTCCTGATCGCCATCGCGCTGTATCTAGGAGCTGAGTCGATTGCGATCGGATTCTATGACGACCCCGCACTTATCCTCCCCTTTCAGATACTCGCACTCATTCTACCTCTCAGCGTGGTGGCAGCGCTCAATGTGGAGTTCATCCGTGGATTGAAACAGGTACACGTCTCTGAGTTCTTCCGCAATCTGGGTATCCACACAGTGACTCTGGTCGTCCTGATCATTGCATCCTTCTACACTTTGCAATCCTATTATCCCATGGCTGCTTACCTGCTGGGTGCCGTGGTCGCAGCAGCATTCACCTTGATCTACATCTGGCGATATTTCAAGGGACAATCGGTAAAAGAATCCTCTCCTAGTACTACGGAATTCTCCATCCAAGAACATCTGATCACATCACTCCCGATGATCCTGACCAGCTTCATCCAACTGCTCAATGGACGTGTGGACACGGTGATGCTCGGGCTTTTCGAGTCACAGAGTACGGGAGATGTGGGTGTGTTCACGGTGGCGCTCAAGATCTCCGTGATCACCAATTTCATGATCGGGGCCATGAAGAGTATAGGAATGCCAAAGATATCCGAGCTCTTCTGGTCAGGTAAGATGGATAAACTGAATGGGCTTATCGCTCGTACGACCAAGTTCATCTTCCTATTTGCAGCCCCGGTATCGATTCTGCTCATGATCTTTCCCGCTACGGTCCTGGAGCTGGTGGAGCCTGATTTCAGTTATGGCAGTCGTACCTTGCAGATATTCGCTTTGACCCAGTTATTCAATGCCTCATGTGGGATGGTGGCCATCTTCCTGAACATGACAGGCAATCAGGTGTTCTTTACTCGACTGGTGGCTATTACCACTACGCTGAACATCGTTCTCAACCTGATCCTCATCCCGATGTACGGCATGGAAGGAGCAGCCTTTGCGACCTTGATCGCTACTGCTACTTGGAATATCATAGGAGCCTATCATATCTGGAAGAAGTATAAGGTTGCCACCTTTTTCAGACCGAGCAGTCTGTGGTCTTAA
- a CDS encoding sulfotransferase: MEFSRQPFLFVGAAKAGTTSIYHYLKQHPELHIPKKETFYFLRDIYTDNALEYPYQRSPEDVILDSASYERLYENTGGKVTGEVGTGYLYHHEQSIPRIKEVFGEEVNILIILRDPVERAYSSYNHFVKDMHEPLTFRQALEEESSRAQQGWDFMWHHRALGCYAQQVRAFLQAFDKVKVLRYDDLKNAPAETMREIFRFIGVDPSLEVTTEKQFNPSGTPRSAFLQKLLIHDNPLKRLIRPLVRSLMSKERRENIRKELKSMNLRDYEQMDPELRTELRSYYAQDIRELEALTGLDLSDWK; this comes from the coding sequence ATGGAATTCTCTCGTCAACCCTTTCTGTTCGTAGGTGCGGCCAAGGCTGGCACCACATCCATCTATCACTACCTCAAGCAACACCCTGAACTACATATCCCGAAGAAAGAGACCTTCTACTTTCTGCGCGACATCTATACGGACAATGCACTGGAGTATCCTTATCAACGGTCACCAGAGGATGTGATCCTGGACAGCGCCTCCTATGAGAGACTCTATGAGAATACAGGCGGCAAGGTCACTGGGGAGGTAGGCACCGGATACCTCTATCATCATGAGCAAAGCATCCCTCGCATCAAAGAGGTCTTTGGAGAAGAAGTCAATATCCTGATCATCCTTCGTGACCCTGTAGAACGGGCCTATTCCTCCTACAATCACTTCGTCAAGGACATGCATGAACCGCTGACTTTCAGACAAGCATTGGAAGAGGAGTCATCCAGAGCCCAGCAAGGATGGGATTTCATGTGGCATCATCGTGCGCTTGGATGTTACGCGCAGCAAGTCAGGGCCTTCCTGCAGGCCTTCGACAAAGTCAAGGTGCTCCGCTATGATGATCTGAAGAATGCACCGGCTGAGACCATGCGTGAGATCTTTCGATTCATCGGGGTCGATCCATCTCTTGAGGTGACCACGGAGAAGCAATTTAATCCATCCGGAACTCCGCGTAGTGCATTCCTGCAGAAACTGCTCATCCATGACAATCCGCTCAAGCGATTGATCAGGCCGCTCGTTCGTTCGTTGATGAGCAAAGAGCGCAGGGAGAATATCCGTAAGGAATTGAAGAGCATGAACTTGCGTGACTATGAGCAGATGGATCCCGAACTACGCACTGAGTTGAGGTCCTATTACGCTCAAGATATCCGTGAATTGGAGGCGCTTACCGGTCTGGATCTATCAGACTGGAAATAG